A section of the Dromaius novaehollandiae isolate bDroNov1 chromosome 6, bDroNov1.hap1, whole genome shotgun sequence genome encodes:
- the ANKRD1 gene encoding ankyrin repeat domain-containing protein 1: protein MMMMKVEELVTGKRTDDKETGSFLPEDFKNGEYEAAVRLEKQEDLKTVSEHSLTRGDLAYEKEKKLEAELKKKKLQERSKLENLEDLEKIIQLKKKKKCKQVKAPVLKEPEPEVITGPVDIPTFFRAALENKLPVIEKYLSDKGDPDVCDEYKRTALHRACSEGHLEVVKKLVEAGAQLELQDMLESTALHWACRGGNLDVLKFLLDKEINRNARDKLLSTPLHVAVRTGQYDCGEHLIACEADLNARDREGDTPMHDAVRLNRYKMIRLLILYGADLTIKNCEGKTPMDLVLQWQNGTKEIFDNLKDNSYKSIHSNNF, encoded by the exons GTGACGGGGAAGAGAACTGATGATAAGGAGACTGGCAGTTTCCTCCCTGAGGACTTCAAAAATGGAGAGTACGAAGCTGCTGTAAGATTAGAGAAGCAGGAGGATCTAAAGACAGTCTCTGAACACTCACTGACCCGAGGAGATCTGGcctatgagaaggagaaaaagctagAGGCAGAG ctcaagaagaaaaaattacaagAGAGGTCAAAACTTGAAAACTTGGAGGATCTTGAAAAAATTATTcagctgaagaagaagaaaaaatgcaagcaaGTGAAAGCACCTGTTTTAAAGGAACCTGAACCAGAAGTTATT ACAGGACCAGTGGATATACCCACATTCTTTAGGGCTGCACTGGAGAACAAGTTGCCAGTAATCGAAAAATACTTGTCAGACAAAGGGGATCCAGACGTCTGTGATGAG TACAAGCGCACAGCGTTGCACAGAGCATGCTCTGAAGGACATTTAGAGGTGGTAAAAAAATTAGTGGAAGCCGGAGCCCAGCTTGAACTGCAAGATATG CTTGAATCTACAGCCCTGCACTGGGCATGCCGGGGGGGGAACCTGGATGTCCTGAAATTCTTACTGGacaaagaaataaacagaaatgccAGAGACAAG CTGCTCAGCACCCCTTTGCACGTGGCTGTGAGAACGGGTCAGTACGACTGCGGGGAGCACCTCATCGCCTGCGAGGCGGATCTCAATGCCAGAGACAGA GAAGGAGACACGCCGATGCATGACGCCGTGAGGCTGAACCGCTACAAAATGATCAGACTGCTGATTCTTTATGGAGCAGACCTAACCATAAAGAACTGC GAAGGGAAAACCCCTATGGATCTTGTGCTTCAGTGGCAGAATGGCACCAAAGAGATATTCGACAACCTGAAAGACAATTCCTACAAAAGCATCCACTCAAACAATTTTTGA